The following coding sequences are from one Triticum dicoccoides isolate Atlit2015 ecotype Zavitan chromosome 4A, WEW_v2.0, whole genome shotgun sequence window:
- the LOC119283625 gene encoding uncharacterized protein LOC119283625, which yields MRYCEVLLLLLLLVGIVPTQCFDNNPLDPALNWYMPYDLLQINMPAADTGTAYGLAMNDLLSRVMAGSTNDVYGRHVLAQQRINHKPYRWLMLDLIGRADDRTMIAVRQDNIYISAFTDKAGTWYVFKNVAALNLVPGATTLSFDDDYDGLVGSGGYKALGSLVLGHEPTLQALGQLAGYKPAPSGDLGGLPRAVAVLVVTLTEAARFRGIATQITTNWSQDSPSNNDVWEGSKEATKLGDPNDGIGIHTKKQAIDAVLVVLWPWKQKCSKKVTWLV from the exons ATGCGCTACTGcgaggtgctgctgctgctgctactgttggTGGGCATCGTGCCCACCCAATGCTTCGACAACAACCCGTTGGATCCAGCCCT GAACTGGTACATGCCGTATGATCTCCTACAGATCAACATGCCGGCTGCTGACACCGGCACAGCATATGGCTTGGCCATGAATGATCTGCTGTCCAGGGTGATGGCCGGGAGCACCAACGACGTGTACGGGAGACATGTCCTGGCGCAACAGAGGATCAACCATAAGCCTTACCGCTGGCTGATGCTCGACCTCATCGGCCGGGCGGACGACAGGACCATGATCGCCGTGAGGCAGGACAACATCTACATCTCCGCCTTCACGGACAAAGCTGGGACATGGTACGTGTTCAAGAACGTTGCTGCCCTCAATCTCGTTCCAGGGGCGACCACTCTATCGTTCGACGATGACTACGATGGCCTCGTCGGGTCGGGCGGCTACAAGGCACTGGGCTCCCTCGTGCTGGGCCACGAGCCGACGCTGCAGGCCTTGGGCCAGCTCGCTGGCTACAAGCCCGCGCCGAGCGGCGACTTGGGCGGCCTCCCTCGCGCCGTCGCCGTGCTGGTGGTGACGCTCACCGAGGCGGCGCGCTTCAGGGGGATCGCGACACAGATCACCACCAACTGGAGTCAGGACTCGCCCTCG AACAACGACGTGTGGGAGGGGAGCAAAGAAGCCACCAAACTAGGCGACCCTAACGACGGCATCGGGATCCACACCAAGAAGCAGGCGATTGATGCTGTTCTCGTCGTGCTCTGGCCATGGAAGCAGAAGTGCAGCAAGAAAGTTACGTGGCTCGTCTAG